The Thermococcus sp. genome includes a window with the following:
- a CDS encoding Sjogren's syndrome/scleroderma autoantigen 1 family protein, which translates to MALKGPTEEEMRTVLMPLMLSGAKMLDKHCPKCGSPLFEKDGRVFCPICEHRKRQRMAERKGVEERLLEKLNELANSLPDEIDELEKHLRAMEKIIELLERYRKLEGGE; encoded by the coding sequence ATGGCGCTCAAGGGCCCAACCGAGGAGGAGATGAGAACCGTCCTCATGCCACTTATGCTGTCGGGGGCGAAGATGCTCGACAAGCACTGCCCCAAGTGCGGCTCACCGCTCTTCGAGAAGGACGGCAGGGTTTTCTGTCCGATATGCGAGCACAGGAAGAGACAGAGAATGGCCGAAAGGAAAGGTGTTGAGGAGCGTCTCCTGGAGAAGCTGAACGAGCTGGCAAACTCCCTCCCCGATGAGATAGACGAGCTTGAGAAACACTTAAGGGCAATGGAGAAGATAATAGAACTGTTGGAAAGATACCGGAAACTGGAGGGAGGAGAATGA
- a CDS encoding acetate--CoA ligase family protein, protein MDRIEKARAIIEKAKAENRPLVEPEAKEILKLYGVPVPDFKVATNEEEAVQFAKEIGYPVVMKIVSPQIIHKSDAGGVKVNIKNDEEARQAFRTIMENAKNYKPDADLWGVIVYKMLPLGKEVIVGMIRDPQFGPAIMFGLGGIFVEILKDVSFRVAPITKDEALDMIKEIKAYPILAGARGEKPVNIEALAEIITKVGELALELPEIKELDINPIFAYEDSAVAVDARMLL, encoded by the coding sequence ATGGACAGGATTGAAAAGGCTAGGGCAATCATCGAGAAGGCCAAGGCCGAAAACAGGCCGCTCGTCGAGCCTGAGGCTAAGGAGATACTCAAGCTCTACGGCGTTCCGGTTCCGGACTTCAAGGTCGCCACCAACGAGGAGGAGGCCGTTCAGTTCGCTAAGGAGATCGGCTACCCGGTCGTTATGAAGATAGTTTCTCCGCAGATCATCCACAAGAGCGATGCCGGCGGTGTCAAGGTCAACATCAAGAACGATGAGGAGGCCAGGCAGGCCTTCAGGACCATCATGGAGAACGCGAAGAACTACAAGCCGGATGCTGACCTCTGGGGCGTCATCGTCTACAAGATGCTCCCGCTCGGCAAGGAGGTCATCGTCGGTATGATCCGCGACCCGCAGTTCGGTCCCGCCATCATGTTCGGTCTCGGTGGAATCTTCGTCGAGATACTCAAGGACGTTTCCTTCCGCGTCGCCCCGATAACCAAGGACGAGGCCCTCGACATGATAAAGGAGATCAAGGCCTACCCGATTTTGGCTGGAGCCCGTGGCGAGAAGCCCGTCAACATCGAGGCCCTCGCCGAGATAATCACCAAGGTCGGCGAGCTCGCCCTTGAGCTTCCGGAGATTAAGGAGCTCGACATCAACCCCATCTTCGCCTACGAGGACAGCGCCGTTGCCGTCGACGCGAGGATGCTCCTCTGA
- the cas6 gene encoding CRISPR-associated endoribonuclease Cas6, with translation MVRFLIRLRPENEPFRIPFNHQHRLQGLVYRRIQRVNPDLSLSLHNPKVPKLFTFSLFMAEKRELAEDKSHLLGYGHGFFYFSTAVPEIAEAFISGLLQRPEVELWDERFVVEEIKALAEPERLSGRKFVTLSPIAVTTKRVQFGKPRTYDLSPAEPEFYELIKENLREKYVVLHGSEPPEEFEIKVLNAKPKRFEVKPGIFQIAWHLVFRAKGDEGLLKVGYQAGFGEKNSIGFGMVKVDGKKNRPKSDSVGAKREM, from the coding sequence ATGGTCAGGTTCCTAATAAGACTCCGTCCGGAGAATGAGCCGTTCCGGATACCCTTCAACCACCAGCACAGGCTCCAGGGTCTGGTATACAGGCGCATCCAGCGCGTGAACCCTGACCTCAGCCTAAGCCTCCACAATCCGAAGGTTCCGAAGCTCTTCACGTTTTCACTGTTCATGGCCGAGAAGAGAGAGCTGGCTGAGGACAAAAGCCATCTGCTCGGCTACGGCCACGGTTTCTTTTACTTCTCAACGGCCGTTCCAGAGATAGCGGAGGCGTTCATCAGCGGCCTGCTCCAGAGGCCGGAGGTAGAGCTCTGGGACGAGAGGTTCGTTGTGGAGGAGATCAAGGCGCTGGCAGAACCCGAAAGGCTGAGCGGAAGGAAGTTCGTGACCCTCTCACCGATAGCCGTGACAACCAAGAGAGTCCAGTTCGGAAAGCCGAGAACCTACGACCTCAGTCCAGCAGAGCCGGAGTTCTACGAGCTGATCAAAGAGAACCTGCGCGAGAAGTATGTTGTCCTGCACGGGAGCGAGCCGCCGGAAGAGTTCGAGATAAAGGTCCTCAACGCCAAGCCCAAGCGCTTCGAGGTCAAGCCCGGAATATTCCAGATCGCGTGGCATCTGGTGTTCCGCGCAAAGGGCGACGAGGGTCTGCTGAAGGTTGGCTACCAGGCCGGATTTGGAGAAAAGAACTCGATCGGGTTCGGGATGGTGAAGGTTGATGGAAAGAAGAATCGCCCAAAGAGTGATTCAGTCGGAGCTAAAAGAGAAATGTAA
- the rgy gene encoding reverse gyrase, which translates to MKAIYREMCPNCLGKISDERLYIKNPCNECLDETVHADSYFDLVTAVRNALQLRGTLKEWERIYGLERGLREIEAFFEKATGFTFWSAQRTWVKRLLKGRSFSIIAPTGMGKSTFGAFMAVWHATRGKKSYIVVPTTPLVIQTVKKLQAIAERAGVEINLAYYHGNLRKKEREEMLAKIQSGDYDILVTSAQWLARKFDEVLKGRRFDFIFVDDVDAFLKASKNIDRSLLLLGFNEEIIEKAWEIIRLKKQMSKYLNGRAQDREERLKELNGSIGKIQREIEEFKAKNSVGIMIIASATGSARGDRIKLYRELLGFEVGSGRSALRNVVDSYLKPSRDIKEHVEELLKRLGKGGIIFTPIDQGLTYAEELASYLRERGFAVELVSSRNRKSIEKFENGEADYLIGSATYYGSLVRGLDMPHLIRYAVFTGVPKFRFSIDLERPTIYRALGLLSEIMEFLSDEDRKQAEKMHARLRRLIRNIPQFELLKIEEALAEGLPIENGFHNHVLGVFRELVEFLRRVLRDEEVLRRLAEDPFISLKEEGGKWYIEIPDVRTYIQATGRTSRLFAGGITKGLSVLIVDNEKVFNGLLRQMRWRFTEFKMVPFEELDIDEVLRQIDEDREKVRLVMEGKISAKVKDLVKSALMIVESPNKARTIANFFGQPSKTRIGDLVAYEVSIGNMMLTILASGGHMFDLVTNEGYHGVLVDEKDGMLRFIPIYDTIKRCRDCGHQFVDWEERGVCPRCGSTNVRDALQNVKAMREIAQEVDEILIATDPDTEGEKIAWDIRNVLSPYTPNIKRIEFHEVTRPAIMRAIQEARDVSEGRVNAQLVRRIEDRWIGFELSQELQRVFENRNLSAGRVQTPVLGWVIERYKEFTESETYFMGLKLENDLQITVELGKDGKNVEPPEYVTVEDVHLEERELNPMPPYTTDAMLKDASTFLKLSAPETMRLAQDLFELGLITYHRSDSTHVSNTGIEIAKEYITQEVGEEYFKPRPWGEEGTHEAIRPTRPIDTGRLMQLIRDGIIQLPKNLTRNHYRLYDMIFRRFMTSQMKAAKILHEKAVINAGVGKTEIEGYVEVIEDGWTKLRSPPFRRLPRLEKGAKLRVVESKKWKAPKVSLYTQGDIIALMKERKIGRPSTYAKIVQTLLQRYYVIETRGRKKLVPTEQGIKVYHYLISKYKELVSEEKTRELEELMDRIEENKIDYQEVLRRLHEEIREYLA; encoded by the coding sequence ATGAAGGCGATTTATCGCGAGATGTGCCCGAACTGCCTCGGTAAAATCTCCGATGAAAGGCTGTACATCAAAAATCCATGCAATGAGTGCCTTGACGAAACCGTCCACGCTGACTCTTATTTTGACCTCGTCACGGCGGTTAGAAACGCTCTCCAGCTCAGGGGTACCCTCAAGGAGTGGGAGAGGATATATGGCCTTGAGAGGGGCCTTAGAGAAATCGAGGCCTTCTTTGAGAAAGCCACCGGCTTCACCTTCTGGAGCGCGCAGAGAACCTGGGTTAAGAGACTTCTAAAGGGCAGGAGCTTCTCGATCATAGCCCCCACCGGAATGGGCAAGAGCACCTTCGGGGCGTTCATGGCCGTATGGCATGCCACAAGGGGAAAGAAGAGCTACATAGTTGTGCCCACCACCCCGCTGGTGATTCAGACCGTCAAAAAGCTCCAGGCGATAGCCGAGAGGGCGGGTGTGGAGATAAACCTTGCCTACTACCACGGCAACCTCCGGAAGAAGGAAAGAGAGGAGATGCTGGCCAAAATCCAAAGCGGGGACTACGACATTCTCGTCACCAGCGCCCAGTGGCTCGCCAGGAAGTTTGATGAAGTACTGAAGGGCAGGCGCTTTGACTTTATCTTCGTTGACGATGTCGATGCGTTTCTCAAGGCCAGCAAGAACATAGACCGCTCCCTTCTCCTCCTCGGCTTCAATGAGGAGATAATAGAGAAGGCGTGGGAGATAATCCGTCTGAAAAAGCAGATGTCAAAGTACCTGAACGGCCGCGCTCAGGACAGGGAGGAAAGGCTCAAGGAACTGAACGGGAGCATAGGAAAAATCCAGCGCGAAATCGAGGAATTCAAGGCCAAAAACAGCGTCGGGATAATGATAATCGCTTCCGCCACCGGCTCGGCGAGGGGCGACAGGATAAAGCTCTACCGTGAGCTGCTCGGCTTCGAGGTTGGAAGCGGAAGAAGTGCCCTCAGGAACGTCGTTGACAGCTACCTGAAACCGAGCAGGGACATCAAGGAGCACGTCGAGGAACTCCTTAAGAGGCTCGGGAAGGGAGGCATAATATTCACGCCGATTGATCAGGGCCTGACCTACGCCGAGGAGCTGGCCAGCTATCTTCGCGAGAGGGGCTTTGCCGTGGAGCTGGTGAGCTCAAGAAACAGGAAGTCCATCGAGAAGTTCGAAAACGGCGAGGCCGATTACCTCATAGGCTCGGCCACCTACTACGGCTCCCTGGTCAGGGGCCTTGACATGCCTCACCTAATCCGCTACGCGGTCTTTACCGGCGTTCCCAAGTTCCGCTTTTCGATAGACCTTGAAAGGCCGACCATCTACCGCGCCCTCGGCCTCCTCAGCGAGATAATGGAGTTCCTGAGCGACGAGGACAGGAAGCAGGCCGAAAAGATGCACGCAAGGCTGAGGCGGCTTATAAGGAACATTCCACAGTTCGAGCTCCTCAAGATAGAGGAGGCTCTGGCTGAGGGGCTTCCAATAGAGAACGGCTTCCACAACCACGTCCTCGGCGTTTTCCGTGAGTTGGTAGAGTTCCTGAGGCGGGTTCTCAGGGACGAAGAAGTTCTCAGGAGACTCGCGGAGGACCCATTCATCAGCCTGAAGGAAGAGGGGGGCAAGTGGTACATTGAGATTCCCGACGTCAGGACGTACATCCAGGCAACGGGAAGGACGAGCAGGCTGTTCGCCGGCGGAATCACCAAGGGACTGAGCGTGCTAATAGTTGACAACGAGAAGGTCTTCAACGGTCTCCTCAGGCAGATGCGCTGGCGCTTCACCGAGTTCAAGATGGTGCCCTTCGAGGAGCTGGACATCGACGAGGTTCTGAGGCAGATAGATGAGGACAGGGAAAAGGTTCGCCTCGTTATGGAGGGCAAGATAAGCGCCAAGGTCAAAGACCTGGTCAAATCTGCCCTCATGATAGTGGAGAGCCCGAACAAGGCCAGGACGATAGCCAACTTCTTCGGCCAGCCCAGCAAGACGAGGATAGGGGATTTAGTTGCCTACGAGGTCAGCATAGGAAATATGATGCTGACCATCCTTGCGAGCGGCGGGCACATGTTCGACCTCGTGACGAACGAGGGCTATCATGGTGTTCTGGTTGACGAGAAAGACGGCATGCTGAGGTTCATTCCCATCTACGACACCATAAAGCGCTGCCGCGACTGCGGCCATCAGTTCGTTGACTGGGAGGAGAGGGGCGTATGCCCTCGCTGTGGCTCTACCAACGTCCGCGACGCCCTTCAGAACGTTAAGGCGATGCGCGAGATAGCCCAGGAGGTCGACGAGATACTCATAGCGACGGACCCGGATACGGAGGGTGAAAAGATAGCCTGGGACATAAGAAACGTGCTCAGCCCGTACACGCCGAACATCAAACGCATAGAATTCCACGAGGTCACGAGGCCGGCAATAATGCGCGCCATCCAGGAGGCGAGGGACGTCAGCGAGGGCCGCGTTAACGCCCAGCTCGTCAGGCGCATAGAGGACAGATGGATAGGCTTCGAGCTGAGTCAGGAGCTTCAGCGCGTCTTTGAGAACCGCAACCTATCCGCCGGGAGAGTTCAGACGCCGGTTCTGGGATGGGTGATTGAGAGGTACAAGGAGTTCACCGAGAGCGAGACCTACTTCATGGGCCTGAAGCTGGAGAACGACCTCCAGATAACCGTGGAACTGGGAAAGGACGGTAAAAACGTTGAACCGCCCGAATATGTTACTGTCGAGGACGTTCATCTTGAAGAGCGCGAGCTCAACCCGATGCCGCCCTACACGACCGACGCCATGCTGAAGGACGCTTCGACCTTCCTCAAGCTCTCGGCGCCCGAGACCATGAGGCTGGCGCAGGATCTTTTCGAGCTCGGACTGATCACCTACCACCGTTCCGACAGCACCCACGTCAGCAACACGGGAATAGAGATAGCGAAGGAGTACATCACCCAGGAGGTTGGTGAGGAGTACTTCAAGCCGAGGCCCTGGGGCGAGGAGGGAACCCACGAGGCCATAAGACCAACCCGGCCGATAGATACGGGCAGGCTCATGCAGCTCATCCGCGATGGTATTATCCAGCTCCCCAAGAACCTCACCCGGAACCACTACCGGCTCTACGACATGATATTCAGGCGCTTCATGACGAGCCAGATGAAGGCGGCGAAGATACTCCACGAAAAAGCCGTTATTAACGCGGGCGTTGGAAAAACCGAGATAGAGGGCTACGTTGAGGTAATTGAGGACGGGTGGACCAAACTGAGGAGCCCGCCCTTCAGACGGCTCCCGCGGCTTGAGAAGGGGGCGAAGCTGAGGGTCGTGGAGTCCAAGAAGTGGAAGGCGCCGAAGGTTTCCCTCTACACCCAGGGAGACATAATCGCCCTGATGAAGGAACGCAAGATAGGAAGGCCCTCAACCTATGCCAAGATCGTCCAGACACTGCTCCAGCGCTACTACGTCATCGAGACCCGTGGAAGGAAGAAGCTGGTGCCCACCGAGCAGGGCATCAAGGTCTACCACTATCTCATAAGTAAATATAAAGAACTGGTTAGTGAGGAGAAGACCCGGGAGCTTGAGGAGCTAATGGACAGGATCGAGGAGAATAAGATTGACTATCAGGAGGTTCTCAGGAGACTCCACGAGGAGATAAGGGAGTACCTGGCATGA
- the trmBL2 gene encoding HTH-type transcriptional regulator TrmBL2, whose amino-acid sequence MVKDRMVELLQEHFELNLYEARAYVALVGFGVLTPAELASVSEVPAPRTYDVLRSLEKKGFAISQPGKVNKYRPVHPQNILEKFIEEWQERVAEELEAKKKAKEELLELMSPLIETEIPKYGVEKVWVVRGIRNATLKTKEMFEEVKEQILLADDGYIAINLESDIIKAIDNGAKARIIVTENVYHRLSASKILDYYKAGKLELKVIDKLELPMLICDDEVFFALEDMAARYFNYETQIWIKDFRVKALFEGKFNEYWEKAKKA is encoded by the coding sequence ATGGTTAAGGACAGGATGGTAGAGCTCCTTCAGGAGCACTTTGAGTTGAACCTCTACGAGGCAAGGGCGTACGTGGCACTGGTCGGCTTTGGCGTCCTCACTCCGGCGGAGCTGGCCAGTGTTTCCGAAGTTCCGGCTCCAAGAACCTACGACGTCCTCAGGAGCCTTGAGAAGAAGGGCTTTGCCATTAGCCAGCCGGGCAAGGTCAACAAGTACAGGCCGGTTCACCCGCAGAACATCCTTGAGAAGTTCATTGAGGAGTGGCAGGAGCGCGTTGCCGAGGAGCTTGAGGCCAAGAAGAAGGCGAAGGAGGAACTCCTTGAGCTTATGAGCCCGCTCATCGAGACCGAGATTCCGAAGTATGGCGTTGAGAAGGTCTGGGTCGTCCGCGGAATAAGGAACGCCACCCTCAAGACCAAGGAGATGTTCGAGGAGGTCAAGGAGCAGATACTCCTCGCCGACGACGGCTACATCGCCATCAACCTTGAGAGCGACATCATAAAGGCCATCGACAACGGCGCCAAGGCCAGGATAATCGTCACCGAGAACGTCTACCACAGGCTCAGCGCTTCCAAGATACTCGACTACTACAAGGCCGGCAAGCTTGAGCTCAAGGTCATCGACAAGCTTGAGCTTCCGATGCTCATCTGCGACGACGAGGTCTTCTTCGCCCTTGAGGACATGGCGGCAAGGTACTTCAACTACGAGACCCAGATATGGATCAAGGACTTCCGCGTTAAGGCGCTCTTTGAGGGCAAGTTCAACGAGTACTGGGAGAAGGCCAAGAAGGCCTGA
- a CDS encoding SWIM zinc finger domain-containing protein, which yields MDEKTLKKGERYYRAGKVLWVVKHGDKLFSKVLGTYPYYVELDLSTGENRCTCPLGGDCKHVAAVMKAHEGGFYFESFDKHAGLFPEAVAMEFMAEVPELALDVTLKELRFSLSTDESGSEVARLFRRALKLVRMTGKTEALHVLEETLAEYRHVFSDYELSAKLEDELRELEATI from the coding sequence ATGGACGAAAAAACCCTCAAGAAGGGGGAGCGCTATTACAGGGCCGGAAAGGTGCTCTGGGTAGTCAAACATGGAGACAAGCTCTTCTCCAAGGTTCTTGGTACGTACCCCTACTACGTCGAGCTTGACCTCTCAACGGGCGAGAACCGCTGTACATGCCCCCTCGGTGGCGACTGCAAGCACGTTGCTGCGGTCATGAAAGCCCATGAGGGCGGCTTCTACTTCGAGAGCTTCGATAAACATGCAGGGCTCTTTCCTGAGGCGGTCGCCATGGAGTTCATGGCAGAGGTTCCGGAGCTGGCTCTCGACGTCACCCTCAAGGAGCTGAGGTTCTCCCTCAGCACGGATGAAAGCGGTAGTGAGGTCGCCAGACTCTTCAGGAGGGCTCTGAAGCTCGTCAGGATGACGGGCAAAACGGAGGCACTCCATGTCCTTGAGGAAACGCTTGCGGAATACAGGCACGTCTTCAGCGACTACGAGCTTTCGGCAAAGCTTGAGGATGAGCTCAGGGAGCTTGAGGCGACCATCTAA
- a CDS encoding ATP-binding protein produces MVVILMAIIQRRELDPVLGMRWLLVYGRRKTGKTFYIREMGHYSKYFVVTRGRSLVDIESGEELTISEFTRLLPYMIQSGRVVVDEFHRLDEPFFSLLQGLSGRGELTLITSTRHYFRRFIGENSPLLGLFHLQEVELVDPRDAVTYVAGLGIKGKILLELACLVQEPWLAQTVETMKEKTFEVLGAVLRDYVPSLTGEIFTEEDKELSQRYFAILEAVASGKRTSGEIASELFSRGLIEKNYPGAVSQYLETLVDMGLLERMILYGKRRKGYHYRHVSPVVDFAFYMNSKYGFFETGLPGRSLSQHLREKMPLYMETFFERFLARQYGLQPVKIALPELEVDIALRKHKHLSLVGEVKWKTRLTKKELKSVEDKLTGLDAERRFLIVPDRSLLPREPEDINVLDWRNFVELSGV; encoded by the coding sequence ATGGTGGTTATACTAATGGCCATTATACAAAGGCGGGAGCTGGATCCAGTCCTTGGAATGAGATGGCTCCTGGTTTATGGCAGGAGAAAAACTGGAAAAACATTTTATATCAGGGAGATGGGGCACTACTCCAAGTACTTCGTTGTAACCAGAGGAAGGAGCCTCGTCGATATAGAGAGCGGTGAAGAGCTGACGATAAGCGAATTTACACGTCTCCTGCCGTATATGATACAAAGTGGCCGCGTTGTCGTTGATGAATTCCATCGGCTGGACGAGCCTTTCTTTTCCCTGCTCCAGGGACTCTCAGGTAGGGGAGAGCTCACACTCATAACCTCAACAAGACACTACTTCAGGCGCTTCATCGGCGAGAACAGCCCGCTCCTCGGCTTGTTCCATCTTCAGGAGGTGGAACTCGTTGACCCGAGGGACGCCGTGACATACGTTGCCGGCCTTGGAATAAAAGGAAAAATCCTGCTGGAGCTGGCCTGCCTCGTCCAGGAGCCGTGGCTGGCGCAGACTGTGGAAACCATGAAGGAGAAAACCTTTGAAGTGCTGGGAGCAGTTCTGAGGGACTACGTGCCGAGCCTGACGGGCGAGATATTCACGGAGGAGGATAAGGAACTGAGCCAGCGCTATTTTGCCATCCTTGAGGCCGTGGCAAGCGGTAAAAGGACCTCCGGGGAGATAGCCTCCGAGCTGTTTTCAAGGGGGCTCATCGAAAAGAACTACCCCGGGGCGGTGAGTCAGTACCTGGAAACACTCGTGGACATGGGACTGCTCGAAAGGATGATCCTTTACGGGAAGCGGAGAAAGGGCTACCATTACAGGCATGTTTCGCCGGTCGTTGACTTTGCCTTCTACATGAACTCCAAATACGGGTTCTTCGAAACAGGACTGCCGGGGAGGAGCCTTTCCCAGCACCTCCGGGAGAAGATGCCCCTCTACATGGAAACCTTCTTCGAGAGGTTCCTCGCTAGGCAGTATGGCCTCCAACCTGTGAAAATAGCCCTCCCAGAGCTTGAAGTTGACATAGCCCTGAGAAAACACAAACACCTGAGCCTTGTCGGGGAAGTGAAGTGGAAAACCAGACTGACGAAAAAGGAACTGAAGTCTGTAGAGGACAAGCTGACTGGCCTCGACGCGGAGAGGAGGTTCCTGATAGTGCCCGACAGGTCCCTCCTCCCCCGAGAACCTGAAGACATCAATGTCTTAGACTGGAGGAACTTCGTGGAACTCTCCGGGGTGTAA
- a CDS encoding ArsR family transcriptional regulator — MKNVRVFKALEDGPKTIEEIVEITKLPAMEVRRYLLRFVEQGKVESYQKEGKLFWKIKETSEAEEEFKYV; from the coding sequence ATGAAGAACGTCAGGGTTTTTAAGGCTCTGGAGGATGGTCCCAAGACCATCGAGGAGATAGTTGAAATCACTAAGCTTCCCGCGATGGAGGTGCGGCGCTACCTTCTCCGTTTCGTCGAGCAGGGCAAGGTAGAGAGCTATCAGAAGGAAGGGAAGCTTTTCTGGAAGATTAAAGAGACCAGCGAGGCCGAGGAAGAGTTCAAGTACGTCTGA
- a CDS encoding DUF4139 domain-containing protein gives MKRKIIAGIGGILVIVLAVFSFQGGKASQAETTVVLYNSAKIGIVEKTLELELKEGMNEVPLEELAGLNIAEVTIRPLDEGVQVLGVFSRGSKGDVYSANVGSDVEVRLRSGETIAGKFLGFKNGKITIEGDGYYLVNPSEVAYFKAKNLEGKASAYAVLQADKAGKYNVSIIYRVSNMSWESRYKLYIGDNAKLYGYIILNNPTAQGFKDAKVLLVAGDVQLYQNVPQPRVLYAMAEKGADQVSVGQPEKIEAFYLYRLGVADINPASTMMYPYISFEVPFEREYLYESWPYSGEGAVYESISFKTEKVLPAGIVEIYKESDDGSLLIGERAIEHTPEGDTLRIGIGRDYDLKGSTVVLEERHDDRYAYYKVRITLENFGKDAKTVIVRHYKWGRILGSSIEPIDETQNYVEFKVTVNPGEKKEIVFDYENRY, from the coding sequence ATGAAGAGGAAAATTATCGCAGGCATTGGGGGGATTTTGGTTATAGTTCTGGCGGTCTTTTCTTTTCAGGGCGGCAAGGCATCTCAGGCAGAAACGACCGTTGTGCTGTATAACTCCGCCAAGATAGGTATCGTTGAGAAAACGCTGGAGCTGGAGCTCAAGGAGGGCATGAACGAGGTTCCCCTTGAGGAGCTGGCCGGCCTTAATATAGCCGAGGTGACGATAAGGCCGCTCGACGAGGGCGTTCAGGTTCTTGGGGTCTTCAGCAGAGGGTCGAAGGGCGACGTATACAGTGCCAACGTTGGAAGCGATGTCGAGGTCAGGCTGAGGAGCGGAGAGACCATAGCCGGAAAGTTCCTCGGCTTCAAGAACGGGAAGATAACCATCGAGGGTGACGGCTACTACCTCGTAAACCCGAGCGAGGTGGCATACTTCAAGGCCAAGAACCTTGAGGGGAAGGCGAGTGCCTACGCGGTTCTTCAGGCCGACAAGGCTGGGAAGTACAACGTGAGCATTATCTACCGCGTCTCCAACATGAGCTGGGAAAGCCGGTACAAGCTCTACATTGGCGATAACGCGAAGCTTTACGGATATATCATCCTCAACAACCCGACCGCGCAGGGATTCAAGGACGCGAAGGTTCTCCTGGTTGCCGGCGATGTCCAGCTGTATCAGAACGTCCCCCAGCCAAGGGTTCTCTATGCGATGGCCGAGAAGGGGGCAGACCAGGTCAGCGTCGGCCAGCCGGAGAAGATCGAGGCGTTCTATCTCTACAGGCTCGGTGTGGCCGACATCAACCCTGCCAGCACGATGATGTACCCCTACATAAGCTTCGAGGTTCCCTTCGAGCGGGAGTACCTCTACGAGAGCTGGCCGTACTCCGGCGAGGGGGCTGTATACGAGTCGATATCCTTCAAGACCGAGAAGGTTCTTCCGGCGGGGATAGTCGAGATATACAAGGAGTCCGATGACGGATCGCTCCTCATCGGCGAGAGGGCCATAGAGCACACTCCCGAAGGGGATACTCTCAGAATAGGCATCGGCAGGGACTACGACCTCAAGGGTAGCACGGTAGTTCTTGAGGAGAGGCACGACGACCGCTATGCATACTACAAGGTAAGGATCACCCTTGAGAACTTTGGAAAGGACGCCAAGACCGTCATAGTCAGGCACTACAAGTGGGGCAGGATTCTCGGCTCGAGCATCGAGCCCATTGACGAGACCCAGAACTACGTCGAGTTCAAGGTCACGGTTAACCCCGGGGAAAAGAAGGAGATAGTCTTTGACTACGAGAACCGCTATTAG